One segment of Massilia sp. Se16.2.3 DNA contains the following:
- a CDS encoding succinate dehydrogenase iron-sulfur subunit produces MARTVHLKIYRYDPDKDTKPYMQDVTVELQDTDKMLLDALQRIKSDVDDSLALRRSCREGVCGSDAMNINGKNGLACTTNLNELTQPIVLRPLPGLPVVRDLIVDMTNFFKQYHSIKPFLINDSIKPEKERLQTPEEREELDGLYECILCACCSTSCPSFWWNPDKFVGPAGLLQAYRFIADSRDEATNERLDNLEDPYRLFRCHSIMNCTEVCPKGLNPNKAIGKIKELLVRRAI; encoded by the coding sequence ATGGCACGCACAGTCCACCTCAAGATCTACCGCTACGATCCGGACAAGGATACGAAGCCTTACATGCAAGACGTCACCGTCGAACTGCAGGACACCGACAAGATGCTGCTCGACGCACTGCAGCGCATCAAGTCGGACGTCGACGACTCGCTGGCCCTGCGCCGCTCGTGCCGCGAAGGCGTCTGCGGTTCGGACGCGATGAACATCAACGGCAAGAACGGCCTGGCCTGCACCACCAACCTGAACGAGCTGACCCAGCCGATCGTGCTGCGTCCTCTGCCGGGCCTGCCGGTGGTGCGCGACCTGATCGTCGACATGACCAACTTCTTCAAGCAGTACCACTCGATCAAGCCGTTCCTGATCAACGACTCGATCAAGCCGGAGAAGGAGCGCCTGCAGACCCCGGAAGAGCGCGAAGAGCTCGACGGCCTGTACGAGTGCATCCTGTGCGCCTGCTGCTCGACCTCGTGCCCGTCGTTCTGGTGGAATCCGGACAAGTTCGTCGGTCCGGCCGGCCTCTTGCAGGCCTACCGCTTCATCGCCGACTCGCGCGACGAAGCCACCAACGAGCGCCTGGACAACCTGGAAGACCCGTACCGCCTGTTCCGCTGCCACTCGATCATGAATTGCACGGAAGTCTGCCCGAAGGGCCTGAATCCGAACAAGGCGATTGGCAAGATCAAGGAATTGCTGGTTCGCCGGGCGATTTAA
- a CDS encoding CoA ester lyase codes for MHPSEVLFQGKRQPLLLPACDHYAGSEKLMRKSMALQQELGPVFDITFDCEDGAAAGNEEAHAQLVASLVDSSDNRFNRIGVRLHDIDSPHFVQDVVTIVGAAPRRLAYVVLPKPNGVEDVRRALEIINRVAMPNGRLVLPVHVLIETHGALREAWQIAALPQVECLSFGIMDFVSSHFGAIPASAMRTPGQFTHPLVARAKLEMVAACHAHGKVASHNVTTDIKDSAIVANDAQRAAAEFGFTRMWSIHPDQVKPIIKAFTPRLSEVNEAATILHEAMAANWGPIAQHGRLHDRASYRYYWTVLQRAKLAGLALPESAAAIVNQTDSH; via the coding sequence ATGCATCCTTCCGAGGTTTTATTCCAGGGCAAACGCCAGCCGCTCCTGCTTCCCGCCTGCGACCACTACGCCGGCTCGGAGAAGCTGATGCGCAAGTCGATGGCCCTGCAACAAGAGCTTGGTCCCGTCTTCGACATCACCTTCGACTGCGAGGACGGTGCCGCCGCCGGCAACGAAGAGGCGCACGCGCAACTGGTCGCCAGCCTCGTCGATTCAAGCGACAACCGCTTCAACCGCATCGGCGTGCGCCTGCACGACATCGACAGCCCCCATTTCGTGCAGGACGTCGTCACCATCGTTGGCGCAGCGCCGCGCCGCCTGGCCTATGTCGTGCTGCCGAAACCGAACGGCGTCGAGGACGTGCGCCGTGCGCTCGAGATCATCAACCGCGTCGCCATGCCCAACGGGCGCCTGGTGCTGCCGGTGCATGTGCTGATCGAAACCCACGGCGCCCTGCGCGAGGCCTGGCAGATCGCCGCCCTGCCCCAGGTCGAATGCCTGTCCTTCGGCATCATGGATTTCGTCTCCTCCCACTTCGGCGCAATTCCCGCGAGCGCGATGCGCACGCCAGGACAATTCACGCATCCGTTGGTTGCACGCGCCAAGCTGGAGATGGTTGCGGCATGTCATGCGCACGGCAAGGTGGCCTCGCATAATGTGACGACCGATATCAAGGATAGTGCGATTGTGGCAAACGATGCACAGCGCGCTGCCGCCGAATTCGGTTTCACGCGCATGTGGAGCATCCACCCGGACCAGGTCAAGCCGATCATCAAGGCGTTTACGCCACGTTTGTCGGAAGTGAACGAGGCCGCCACCATCCTGCACGAGGCCATGGCGGCGAACTGGGGACCGATCGCCCAGCATGGGCGCTTGCACGACCGCGCCAGCTACCGATATTATTGGACCGTTTTGCAGCGCGCGAAGCTGGCCGGCCTGGCGCTGCCTGAATCCGCGGCGGCAATCGTCAACCAAACGGACTCTCACTGA
- a CDS encoding malate dehydrogenase, which produces MAKTPMRVAVTGAAGQIGYSLLFRIANGDMLGKDQPVILQLLEIDNEKAQKALKGVMMEIDDCAFPLLAGMTAHSDPMTAFKDVDVALLVGARPRGPGMERKDLLEANAQIFTVQGKALDAVASRNVKVLVVGNPANTNAYIAMKSAPNLPAKNFTAMLRLDHNRALSQVAAKLGKPVGSIEKMAVWGNHSPTMYADYRFATVDGQSVKELIADDVWNRDTFLPTVGKRGAAIIEARGASSAASAANAAIDHVRDWVLGTNGKWTTMGIPSDGSYGIPEGVMFGFPVTTENGEYTIVQGLEIDEFSQERINLTLKELTEEREGVAHLLA; this is translated from the coding sequence ATGGCTAAAACCCCAATGCGTGTTGCCGTTACCGGCGCCGCCGGCCAGATCGGCTACTCGCTGCTGTTCCGCATCGCTAACGGCGACATGCTGGGCAAGGACCAGCCGGTCATCCTGCAGCTGCTCGAAATCGACAACGAAAAAGCACAGAAGGCGCTCAAGGGCGTCATGATGGAAATCGACGATTGCGCATTCCCGCTGCTGGCCGGCATGACCGCCCACTCGGACCCGATGACCGCCTTCAAGGATGTCGACGTCGCCCTGCTGGTTGGCGCACGTCCACGCGGCCCTGGCATGGAACGCAAGGACCTGCTGGAAGCGAACGCACAGATCTTCACCGTGCAGGGCAAGGCGCTCGACGCCGTCGCTTCGCGCAACGTGAAAGTGCTGGTCGTCGGCAACCCTGCCAACACCAACGCCTACATCGCCATGAAATCGGCGCCTAACCTGCCGGCGAAAAACTTCACCGCCATGCTGCGCCTGGACCACAACCGCGCCCTGTCGCAAGTTGCCGCCAAGCTGGGCAAGCCAGTCGGTTCGATCGAGAAGATGGCCGTCTGGGGCAACCACTCGCCAACGATGTACGCGGACTACCGTTTCGCGACGGTGGATGGCCAGTCGGTCAAGGAGCTTATTGCTGATGACGTCTGGAACCGCGACACCTTCCTGCCGACCGTCGGCAAGCGCGGCGCCGCCATCATCGAGGCACGCGGTGCATCGTCGGCTGCATCGGCCGCCAACGCCGCCATCGACCACGTGCGCGACTGGGTGCTGGGCACCAACGGCAAGTGGACCACGATGGGCATTCCGTCGGACGGTTCGTACGGCATCCCTGAAGGCGTGATGTTCGGCTTCCCGGTTACGACCGAGAACGGCGAGTACACCATCGTCCAGGGCCTGGAAATCGATGAATTCTCGCAAGAGCGCATCAACCTGACGCTGAAAGAGCTGACGGAAGAGCGTGAAGGCGTGGCGCACCTGCTGGCTTAA
- the sdhD gene encoding succinate dehydrogenase, hydrophobic membrane anchor protein: protein MATKNNIGPRRLVVGAHYGVRDWLAQRVTAILMAVFTLVLLGTFLSAQNFSYEGWASLFARQWFKLFALVTFLGLYYHVWVGIRDIWMDYVKPAGIKLVLQFATVLWLLACAAWTVQILWSV, encoded by the coding sequence ATGGCAACCAAGAACAACATCGGCCCGCGCCGCCTCGTCGTCGGCGCCCACTATGGCGTGCGCGACTGGCTGGCCCAGCGCGTGACCGCAATCCTGATGGCGGTCTTCACCCTCGTCCTGCTCGGCACCTTCCTGAGCGCACAGAATTTCAGCTATGAAGGCTGGGCGTCGCTGTTCGCGCGCCAGTGGTTCAAGCTGTTCGCCCTCGTCACCTTCCTCGGCCTGTACTACCACGTGTGGGTCGGCATTCGTGATATCTGGATGGACTATGTCAAACCGGCCGGCATCAAGCTGGTCTTGCAGTTTGCTACGGTGCTCTGGCTGCTCGCCTGCGCCGCCTGGACTGTGCAAATTCTCTGGAGCGTGTAA
- a CDS encoding GntR family transcriptional regulator produces MNPAPTNPSSEGTGNNASPSFRPLYQQIKALITQSLQSGEWKPGELMPSEVELAARFKVSQGTVRKAIDELAAENLVVRRQGKGTFVATHHEERAHFRFLKLMPDEGVPHHPDNRLIEVKRIRAPAEVARLLELKSGDAVVYIKRLQSFDGAPTILEELWLPGQLFKGLTAERLVEYKGPMYGLFESEFGTRMIRATEKIRAVAADAAAAQYLGVEEGTPLLCADRVSFTYGDKAVELRRGLYLTAKHHYQNDLS; encoded by the coding sequence ATGAATCCCGCGCCAACCAACCCGTCCAGCGAAGGCACAGGCAACAATGCCTCGCCATCGTTCCGGCCGCTGTACCAGCAGATCAAGGCGTTGATCACGCAAAGCCTGCAGTCGGGCGAGTGGAAGCCGGGCGAGCTGATGCCCAGCGAAGTGGAGCTGGCCGCGCGCTTCAAGGTCAGCCAGGGCACGGTGCGCAAAGCCATCGACGAACTCGCGGCCGAGAACCTGGTCGTGCGCCGCCAGGGCAAGGGCACGTTTGTCGCCACCCACCACGAAGAACGCGCGCACTTCCGTTTCCTCAAGCTGATGCCCGACGAGGGCGTTCCCCACCATCCCGACAACCGCCTCATCGAAGTCAAGCGCATCCGTGCGCCGGCCGAGGTCGCGCGCCTGCTCGAGCTGAAGTCGGGCGACGCGGTCGTCTACATCAAGCGCCTGCAGTCCTTCGACGGCGCGCCCACGATCCTGGAAGAGCTCTGGCTGCCCGGGCAGCTGTTCAAGGGCCTGACCGCGGAACGCCTGGTCGAGTACAAGGGTCCTATGTATGGGCTGTTCGAATCCGAGTTCGGGACGCGCATGATCCGCGCCACCGAGAAGATCCGTGCAGTCGCGGCGGACGCGGCGGCGGCGCAGTACCTGGGCGTGGAGGAAGGGACGCCGCTGCTGTGCGCGGACCGGGTCTCGTTCACCTATGGCGACAAGGCGGTGGAGTTGCGGCGCGGGCTGTATCTGACGGCGAAGCATCATTACCAGAACGATTTGTCGTGA
- a CDS encoding succinate dehydrogenase assembly factor 2, with translation MEPRNTAQQGAHPGAHQADPANRARLRWRARRGLLENDLILTRFLDAHEQELSDDEVDALTRLLDLADNPLMDLLLGRAEPEGDVDLPHVRALLARLRQA, from the coding sequence GTGGAACCACGTAACACCGCGCAACAAGGTGCGCATCCAGGTGCACATCAAGCCGACCCCGCCAACCGTGCCCGCCTGCGCTGGCGCGCGCGCCGGGGCCTGCTCGAAAACGACCTGATCCTCACGCGCTTCCTCGATGCGCATGAACAGGAACTGAGCGACGACGAGGTCGATGCGCTGACCCGCTTGCTGGACCTGGCGGACAACCCGCTGATGGACCTGCTGCTGGGACGCGCCGAGCCCGAAGGCGACGTCGACCTGCCGCATGTGCGCGCGCTGCTGGCGCGCCTGCGGCAAGCATAA
- the sdhA gene encoding succinate dehydrogenase flavoprotein subunit, with protein MAAIKTAIPSRRFDAVIVGAGGSGMRASLQLAEAGLNVAVLSKVFPTRSHTVAAQGGIGASLGNMSEDDWYWHMFDTVKGGDYLGDQDAIEFMCREAPKVVYELEHFGMPFDRNPDGTIYQRPFGGHTANFGEKPVQRACAAADRTGHALLHTLYQRNVRARTHFFVEWMALDLVRDLEGDVIGVVALEMETGDVMILEAKTTIFATGGAGRIFAASTNAFINTGDGMGMAARAGLPLQDMEFWQFHPTGVAGAGVLITEGVRGEGGILINSNGERFMERYAPTLKDLAPRDFVSRSMDQEIKEGRGCGPNKDHVLLDLRHIGADTIKKRLPSILEIGHKFANVDATKEAIPVVPTIHYQMGGIPTNIHGQVVTPDGTGGQKVVNGLYAIGECACVSVHGANRLGTNSLLDLVVFGRAAGNHVVASKLKERSNKALPKDAADFALDRLNRLETSTGSEKVQGVANDIRATMQKYCGVFRTDALLTQGVKEIMVLDERRKHVSFKDKSRVFNTARVEALELDNLIETAKATIVSAQARKESRGAHAHSDYEQRDDANWMKHTLFYSEGNRLEYKAVNQKPLTVETFKPKARTF; from the coding sequence GTGGCAGCAATCAAAACTGCAATCCCTTCCCGCCGCTTCGACGCGGTCATCGTTGGCGCCGGCGGTTCCGGCATGCGCGCATCGCTGCAGCTGGCTGAAGCCGGCCTGAACGTCGCCGTGCTGTCGAAGGTCTTCCCGACCCGTTCGCACACCGTGGCGGCGCAGGGCGGCATCGGCGCTTCGCTCGGCAACATGAGCGAAGACGACTGGTACTGGCACATGTTCGACACCGTCAAGGGTGGCGACTACCTGGGCGACCAGGATGCAATCGAATTCATGTGCCGCGAGGCACCAAAGGTCGTGTACGAACTCGAACACTTCGGCATGCCGTTCGACCGTAACCCGGATGGCACGATCTACCAGCGTCCGTTCGGCGGCCACACCGCCAACTTCGGCGAAAAGCCGGTCCAGCGCGCCTGCGCCGCGGCCGACCGTACCGGCCACGCACTGCTGCACACGCTGTACCAGCGTAACGTCCGCGCCCGTACCCACTTCTTTGTCGAGTGGATGGCTTTGGACCTGGTGCGCGACCTTGAGGGCGACGTCATCGGCGTGGTCGCCCTGGAAATGGAAACCGGCGACGTCATGATCCTGGAAGCGAAGACCACCATCTTCGCCACCGGCGGTGCCGGCCGTATCTTCGCCGCATCGACCAACGCCTTCATCAACACCGGCGACGGCATGGGCATGGCGGCACGCGCCGGCCTGCCGCTGCAGGACATGGAATTCTGGCAGTTCCACCCGACCGGCGTGGCCGGCGCGGGCGTGCTGATCACGGAAGGTGTCCGCGGCGAGGGCGGTATCCTGATCAACTCGAACGGCGAACGCTTCATGGAGCGCTACGCGCCGACCCTGAAAGACCTGGCGCCGCGCGACTTCGTCTCGCGTTCGATGGACCAGGAAATCAAGGAAGGCCGCGGCTGCGGTCCGAACAAGGACCACGTGCTGCTGGACCTGCGCCACATCGGCGCCGACACCATCAAGAAGCGCCTGCCTTCGATCCTGGAAATCGGCCACAAGTTCGCCAACGTCGACGCGACCAAGGAAGCGATTCCGGTCGTCCCGACCATCCACTACCAGATGGGCGGCATCCCGACCAACATCCACGGCCAGGTGGTCACGCCTGACGGTACCGGCGGCCAGAAAGTGGTCAACGGCCTGTACGCGATTGGCGAATGCGCCTGCGTTTCGGTGCACGGCGCCAACCGCCTGGGTACCAACTCGCTGCTCGACCTGGTCGTGTTCGGCCGCGCCGCCGGCAACCACGTCGTCGCCTCGAAGCTGAAGGAACGTTCGAACAAGGCGCTGCCGAAAGACGCCGCCGACTTCGCGCTCGACCGCCTGAACCGCCTCGAAACCTCGACCGGCTCGGAAAAAGTGCAGGGCGTCGCCAACGACATCCGCGCCACAATGCAGAAGTACTGCGGCGTGTTCCGTACCGATGCGCTGCTGACGCAAGGCGTCAAGGAAATCATGGTGCTCGATGAGCGTCGCAAGCACGTCTCGTTCAAGGACAAGTCGCGCGTCTTCAACACCGCGCGCGTCGAAGCCCTGGAACTGGACAACCTGATCGAGACGGCGAAAGCGACCATCGTGTCGGCACAAGCCCGTAAAGAGTCGCGCGGCGCCCACGCGCACAGCGACTACGAACAGCGCGACGACGCCAACTGGATGAAGCACACGTTGTTCTACTCGGAAGGCAACCGCCTCGAGTACAAGGCCGTGAACCAGAAGCCGCTGACCGTCGAGACCTTCAAGCCGAAGGCACGTACTTTCTAA
- the sdhC gene encoding succinate dehydrogenase, cytochrome b556 subunit → MSEAIREQQKRGQPIRNVSITDITMNYRQPPSAIVSILHRISGFGLFLMLPFLLYLLQQSLLSETSFYHFKDIVNNLFVRILLLGLSWAYLHHFVAGIRHLFMDNHLALDKDAAQRTARWVLVISLALTVIVGLKLFGVF, encoded by the coding sequence ATGTCCGAAGCCATAAGAGAGCAGCAAAAGAGAGGACAGCCGATCCGTAATGTCAGCATCACCGACATTACGATGAATTATCGCCAGCCGCCATCGGCGATCGTGTCGATCCTGCACCGCATCAGCGGTTTCGGGCTGTTCCTCATGCTGCCGTTCCTGTTGTACCTGCTGCAGCAGAGCCTGCTTTCGGAGACGTCTTTCTATCACTTCAAGGACATCGTCAACAACCTCTTCGTCCGCATCCTGCTGCTGGGCCTGTCGTGGGCTTACCTGCACCACTTCGTCGCCGGTATCCGCCACCTGTTCATGGACAACCACCTGGCCCTGGACAAGGACGCCGCACAGCGCACCGCCCGCTGGGTGCTGGTGATCAGCCTGGCGCTGACCGTCATCGTCGGCCTGAAACTGTTTGGAGTATTCTGA